One genomic region from Microcystis panniformis FACHB-1757 encodes:
- a CDS encoding cell division protein FtsQ/DivIB, translated as MSDQILSSLSLEQKRQNLRHQRRSKVWQALGRFLVVSGLATGLAWGMTSPYWTITKAGQVEIAGTELMSPESIRAWLKLSYPLSLWELPTHQLREKLAAIPAIADVKIERQLLPPKVIVSIQERKPVARWRSHQQQGFLDATGTIIPQSYYGRTLPKNQLPSLEVLGYDRQYQQQWQKIYPLIDNLSIQVTAIDWRNPSNLVLKTELGQVYLGFYKDRLPEKLTALVQSRPLSSKIPLARILYIDLSNPDAPTVQLKPQPAPMVAKVTATPRD; from the coding sequence ATGAGCGATCAAATCCTTTCTTCCCTCTCCCTAGAACAAAAACGACAAAACCTGCGCCACCAAAGGCGATCAAAGGTGTGGCAAGCCCTAGGTCGCTTTCTGGTGGTTAGTGGTTTAGCGACGGGATTAGCTTGGGGGATGACTTCGCCCTATTGGACAATTACCAAGGCCGGACAGGTGGAAATCGCAGGTACGGAATTAATGTCCCCCGAGTCGATTCGCGCTTGGCTGAAATTAAGCTATCCCCTGTCTCTCTGGGAATTACCCACCCATCAATTACGAGAAAAATTAGCGGCTATTCCCGCTATTGCCGACGTTAAGATCGAGCGGCAATTATTACCCCCGAAAGTGATTGTTTCTATTCAAGAAAGAAAACCTGTTGCCCGTTGGCGTTCCCATCAACAGCAAGGCTTTTTAGATGCCACCGGAACGATAATTCCTCAAAGCTATTATGGTCGAACTCTGCCCAAAAACCAATTACCTAGCCTAGAAGTGCTTGGTTACGACCGACAATATCAACAACAGTGGCAAAAAATTTATCCCTTAATTGATAACTTATCGATTCAAGTTACCGCCATCGATTGGCGCAACCCTAGTAATCTTGTACTAAAAACCGAACTGGGACAGGTCTATTTAGGTTTTTATAAAGATAGATTGCCCGAAAAATTAACCGCTCTCGTACAATCGCGGCCATTGTCATCCAAGATACCTCTAGCGCGAATTCTCTACATTGACCTGAGTAATCCCGATGCTCCCACTGTACAATTAAAACCGCAGCCAGCCCCTATGGTTGCCAAAGTAACGGCAACTCCTAGGGATTAA